In Vicia villosa cultivar HV-30 ecotype Madison, WI unplaced genomic scaffold, Vvil1.0 ctg.001227F_1_1, whole genome shotgun sequence, the sequence ATGTGGCTGCAAGAGGCCTTGATTTTAATAAAGCAGTTGACTGGGTTGTTCAGGTGAGTgttttgcttcttgcttcttgtctcaatacttttctaacaatgttgttttggtatttttataatttcaattGGGGCATACAAGTCTTCTGGTTTCACATTGCTGAGACTGAGACAAGTGGACATTCTTAATTGAAGCTTGTGATGGCTCGTGAAAAATTCACAATCTGATTTGTTTTAAGTAGGATTTGTGATATTTCTTGGTCGGAATCATTTGGTGCGGAGAGTCTTGAGCTTGTACTTTTTCTTTTACTGATTTAGATCTTTCGTATGCAGACTcgtttattaaagaaaaaaaagctCAAGATTAACGTGCATAGACCACTTGGAAATCGGGTTGTATTCGATGACGAAGGCAACACACTCCCTCCACTAGCCAGGATTGCTGGCACACAAAGTGGCTAGGATTCATTGCTAATTGATCCAGGTATGTTCAACTGAAGCCATATTTTAACATAAATAACAATTTTTACAATCAGATCCTTTTACGTTTAAACTCCAAATTTTCTCCCTTTtctattgtttttctttttcaagctGATTCAAAACTTAAAATCTATAACTTCAATCTTACGGTCTTTTGTTTTGGAAGTCAAATTGGACAAAGGAAATATGGTGTCCCATTCTATCTTTTTTAGTAATGGTAACAAGCATCTGGGCATTTCTTtcgttatttttataattttatttaaatgataaatttttttaaaactttaaattAAGTGCACAAGTAAAGAAAATGACAGCCATTAATTCCCAATAGATTCTGTGACATGGAGTAATACAATTTCTTTGTATGGTAGTATGATACTCCTTCTTTTGTTGTATGTGATCATTGTTGAGTTCAACCTAATCATGGCTAGTCCCCATCTGTTCACAATATGTTATCATTCCTAAAGCATgcaatatattatttattcggACATCTAAGTATCCGATCTTCATGCAGAACAAAAAGCTGAATACTATAAAAGGATGCGAGAGGATTTGAAGAAGGCAGACAAGGAAGACAAAATTGTGGTTGTGCGAGAGGATTTGAAGAAGGCAGACAAGGAAGACAAAATTGTGGTTGTGTATAATGTATATATATTGGTTTTAATATTCTCGCAGTCACTCCCCAGCTAGTATTATATACATTTGTAGATTTCTAGACTTGTGTTGCATGTTGTCATTATTGGGTCTTTATTCTAAGTATGCACGCTTAGTTGAAAAGTGTAATATAGTTCATTGGTTTCTTAATTTAATCATTGTGTTCTTTAAGTTGTTCCGCAATATGCATTAAATTGCATATAAAGTAAAGGACTAAACACGttaataaaatgaattaaaagagaAGGCATCTACTATAATGGTTTAAACTATGTATCAAGCATGAAATTAGGAGtaaagatcctctccatttctaaAAAAAAGGAATTCTCCATTACTAAAGTTTTGATgtaaataaaagatatatttgCACACATTTCAAAAAATGGTGACATTAATTACACATTTATACATccaaactatagtaatggacacctccatttattttaagaaatggagaggatcctaACTCTGAAATTAGATACAATGCATGATAAATGTCaaactatatatatatgacattagATGTAATACAGGATAACCAGATATAAATATCGTATGAACTATGTATCAAGTATGAAATGTCAAACCAGATATAAATATTGTATGAACTATGTATCAAGTATGAAATCTCTTAAACGAATTTTTTTCTCCAATGCCACACTAAGTGAAATGAATTTCCTCCAATGCCATGCTGTGCCACGCCTCAAAGGCATGTCGCCAAATGGTCTGGCGTAACGAagccctttttattttatttttattttttttacttaaatgatttttgatttatatatttatcatttataaattcaatatatatttttaattgattgaaaAATGATTCTAATTAAGAGTGTAGAcatattttggtccctcacaaaaattacacaactTAAATTAGTCTCTCACATAAAAAAAGACTCAATTTAAtcttttacaaaatttaaccggaccatattaatccttatgttaatatttttttcaaaccggtttttttcaTACTATGttagcttttattttttatttttcatttagtaaatactatttttaattataattctaTTTCTAAACAATTctgaaaatttgtttttatatggAATTGAACCCAACACCTTTAACCAATATTTTATGTCTTTCTCACTAGTTCAATGTACATTTTGGAATAAGAATACTTTATTACCAAAAACCGTTAATTACAAAGGCGATATATCCAGCCCACCATATGAACAAACAAAACTAAACTCTACCCCATTACATCATTAGAGAACCAATATGTGTTCTCAACTTGGGGTTcatcctgaaggatagaaaaacacttagaaagggggggggggtttgaataagtgtagtttaaaaacttgaatgataaaaacaatttgcacagttatttttatcctggttcgttgttaactaaactactccagtccacccccacggagtgatttacctcacctgaggatttaatccactaatcgcaacagattacaatggttttccacttagcccacgactaagtcttctagagtatcctgatcacaacctgatcactctaggaacaaatgcttagacacaagctaagactttcttagagtatcctgaccaccacgtgatcactctaaatacaactgcttagacacaagctaagacttcctagagtatcctgatcaacacttgatcactctagttacttacaaattaatgtaatcaattctaagagtattacaaatgcttctgaaaagctataatcacaacagtgatatttctcttaaagtttaagcttaatctcactaatatattacaacagcaatgtagtgagctttgatgaagatgaagtttctgagctttgagttgaacaacgtttcagcaagttaatattcacagaattggttcagagttgttaactttgcttctcatcagaacttcatatttataggcacttgagaagatgaccgttgggagcatttaatgttttgcgtgttccgtacagcattgcatttaatgtttcacgcttttgtcaactacctcgagccttgttcacgctgtgtctactgacgttgcctttaatagcttccaacgttccttttgtcagtcagcgtagcctgccacctgtactttcttctgatctgatgtttgtgtatacaacgtttgaaaatcatcagagtcaaacagcttggtgcatagcatcttcttgtcttctgaccttgaagtgcttctgagcgtgataccatgagaacttcagtgcttctgcttctgatctcaagttcttctgatgcttccatagacccatgttctgattctgccttgaccatcttctgatgtcttgccagaccatgttctgatgttgcatgctgaaccttctgagacaaagcttctgagcgctgatttgtgcatactctttatatatttcctgaaaaggaaatttcaatgtattagagtaccacattatctcacacaaaattcatatccttgttatcatcaaaactaagaatattgatcagaacaaatcttgttctaacaatctccccctttttgatgatgacaaaaacatatataaatgatatgaatttgcgatcagaaagagcagacagataaagacaaattacacagctaaaacataagcatgtgaatatgtctccccctgagattaacaatctccccctgagatgaataatctctccctgaaattaatactagaagaattttaataataaaagacttccctgagtatttcagtagagacgttcacagtatttgatcttcagaacattcatgacttctgatttctgcttccataggacaacttcagaacattgaatttctttagatcctcagaacattcacagcttctggtttctgcttccatcggacagcttcagaacttgaatttctttgatcttaagaacattcacagcttctgacttctgcttccatcagacagcttcagaacttgaatttctttgatcttcagaatattcacagcttctgattcttgcttccattgggacagcttcagagcttgaatttcttcttacatcacttcatgctagattgtatcagaacattgttgaatgtaccagagcatcatcagagcatctctacatcctgaaatgttacagaacaaaactaaacgacaaaattgcttctgattttgaacattcttccttcttgcttctgattctaaagcttcatagcactcagcttgcttcaagagtccaagaacttgattcatcttgttgcttcctATGTTGATCTTGCAAAGAGagtcttcaattcctgcaacaacacaacttaaagcatagaactttgcaagttctgttagtaatgtgaggcctttttacccggtaactgataatattaatcagatcatttatcatatatttctccccctttttgtcataacatcaaaaagaatataaaagattcagatgtagaaaacgacaaaggaaagaaacaaaaataagCTTTTTCATTGATTTGAACAAAGAAAAGTACACAAAAGGATGcagaacaagcagatgcaacaaggaaagaaaaactacaaagactcaaagactaagaccctagcttggaCAAAATCTGCGCGAGTatgtcatgaatcccgtcagtgcttgcagtttgccttgccatgaaggagcgaaactcagcattggctgcttcttgcgcgttcaaacgagaagccagcataacTTGATTCTGacgaagagtttccaaggtctccatcagagctgaggtttcaccagaagaaggaacaccagaatttctgccaacagggacaacaatctcagcaggacgatcttctggaaggtcttcagcttctgttccttccatctcaacatctgagtctaaCTCAtgagcagcctcagcatattctggttcaggcaactcagaagctccaacttccaacgcctgaagaatagctgctaggtttgttggtggagtaggaccagcaacttcaacaggataaaccacttctggaaagaccatgtgaggtgcgctttcagaagggttcattctgaaccaattgaacaaccactggaaatctccagtcagcactggataccatggtctccaaccagctatttacatcagaatgtaaaaccTCTAGAAAAgattgagtggtaggtgttggagggttgatagtgaatctggagtcaggaaacacaaagctgtaggggttaggtgttctggtgggaaaagggtgtgagagagatgaggaaaTATCAGATtgtgaagatggtggttccagagaggtAAATGAATAGGCAGAGGTGGTGGAAgtttgtgaagagggaggtgattgaggacTACCATcagggggttgatacacacgtctagagtagtttccagacatcatagcttcaaaaggGTTCACCTTCAtaggatcgtaggtgatccttactttctttggtttgttttctggttcatcagttgcctttctcttttgtttacgatcagaTTCTTGATTTGGAGAACTTgaagaaggattcatgatgaagtgcagatagtgaaaaccgctagggtttatgatatgcaaagagagagagagagagagagagagagagagagagagcgaaaaagaaactgaatgcagagagagaaatataagaagaaaaaaacgtttgaagaaatataaaagaaaaagaaataaaaggaaatgatggatagcatttaatgttacgtgacgtgaggagagataataatgacaaaagaagtgattagcacagttacctaagtaggcgtcccctcaactgcacgcacgcttgtccagaaatagtgaacacgtgtttaccatatggatagccagttacagctgttttacttttaaagagattctgagtcaacttagacaatgaaacgttagtaataacagaatcactacttctaattgattacaatcagaacttcttataaaatactaatccaatctcatttcagaagatactcgtacataagatcttctcatcttctcattctgggcataaatccatactgatattcttcagaatgaacttaaacctatcttcagcaaggggttttgtaaagatatcagcccattgatggtctgtatccacaaagtttaaagatataacacccttctgaacatagtcccttatgaaatgatgtttaatctcaatatgtttagcttttgaatgtaaaataggattcttggataaacatatagcagaagtattatcacagaaaataggaatgttactctcatatatctgataatcttctagttgacttctcatccagagcatttgtgtgctacaaccagcagcagcaacatattctgcttctgttgttgagagggcaattgtagcctgcttcttgctgtaccatgagatcagatgacttccaagaaattgacaacttccagaagtacttttcctttcaattctatctccagcatagtcagcatcacataatcctactaagttgtaatctttggatcttctgtaaactaaaccaacattagtagtacctttcagatacctcagaattctcttaaccgcagttaaatgagattctctcggatctgattggaatctagcacacaaacaaacactgaagagaatgtcaggtctagaagcagttaggtatagaagagatccaatcatacctctgtacaacttctgatctaccttcttacttacctcatccttacctaggacacatgttggatgcataggagttttagcttctttgctttcagaaagattaaacttctttagaagttctttcacatacttcgtttgatgaacataagttccgtcagaagtttggttgatttgaattccaaggaaatacttgagttcccccatcatgctcatttcaaattcagcatgcatagactcagcaaactcctttccaagtgtagcattagatgttccaaagatggtatcatcaacatatatttgacatattaaaatatcctttttaaaggttttacaaaagagagtagtgtccacttttcctcttagtgaaaccattttccagaaggaaggaacttaaacgttcataccaagctctcggagcttgcttcaatccgtataatgatttctttaatttaaaaacatgatttggagacttggagtcttcaaaaccaggaggttgatggacataaaattcttcatctatataaccatttaagaaggcactcttaacatccatctgataaagagtgatgttatgttgagtggcaaaagaaattaatagacgaatagattctaacctggccactggtgcaaaggtttctgtgtagtcaatcccttcttgctgactataaccttgagcaaccagtctggctttgtttcttaccacttctcccttctcgcttagcttgtttctgaacacccacttagtgccgatgatgttaaatccttttggtctaggaaccaagtcccatacgtcattccttgtaaactgatttagttcttctttcatggcaattatccagtcaggatcttctaaagcttgatcaacagaagttggctcgatcaaagaaacaagacctaattgacattctgcattgttcttaaggaatgcccttgttctgatgggatcatctttctttccaaggatcacatcttctgaatgagctgaagcaagtctaggtgatcttctgactgttggctcttcagaaatccagagattctctaaagaagcagcaacttgatcttctaatccattgcttctgagactgccagcttctgcagcattgcttcttggttctactgcttctgatatatcaatatcaaaatctgcaaaattctcaaacaatacttatggttccagagccaatgattttgcccttctgatctcctccaaacttgacttctccacctggtttaagcaccaggtcttggaatgtagaccttcttcccgtcatgtgtcgcgagcacccagagtcaaggtaccatgacattttgctttttgtcctctttgctgccaaggatatctgcaacaaaaattatcttctccttaggtacccacaatttcttgggtcctttcttgttagttatcctcaagttctgattgaacttgggtttagcaaaatatttaacaggaggaacagcatgatattctttaggtttgtcagcatgatatttcttaggatgtgtcacatgcttcttggtgtgaacagtgttaaacttttgtgcatgtgaagtgagcctaatatcatgagcatggccatatttgaactgatcatacaatggcttgtatgtgatcttcagatcatcaacaggttcaaatttctgtgaggtatcaccctcatagccaaaaccaaaccttctgtttccagaaacgccatatatcatagaagcaagatgacttctgccaatacttctagataagaactttctgaagttcgagtcatattctttcagaatatgattcatgctaggaatggatttttctgtttcagaaggagatccactatctttggatagatttaaaactttttccttcagttcagaattttccacttccagcttcttagtttcaaattcaaactgcttcttcagctttttgtatttgatactaagatgagccttgagttccagaagttctgttaaactggaaactaactcttctctagatagttcagaaaatacctcttcagaatctgattctgatgtagattctaatccatcatcttctgtagccatcagcgcaaagttggcttgttctccttcagagtctgattctgattctgattcagaatcatcccatgttgccataagacccttcttcttatgaaacttctttttgggattctccttctgaagttttggacactcgttcttgtaatgtccaggctcattgcactcatagcagacaaccttcttcttgtcagatcttctgtcaccagaagattctccatgttcaaatctttttgaacttctgaagcctctgaacttcctttgcttgctcttccagagttggtttacccctctggagatcatggacagttcatcttcttcttcttcagattctgattcttcaggatcttcttctctagcctgaaaagcgttagtgcattttttaacatttgattttaatgcaatagacttacctttcttctgaggctcgtttgcatccagctctatttc encodes:
- the LOC131634097 gene encoding DEAD-box ATP-dependent RNA helicase 32-like, translated to MKQEKRMAIYSAFCENHSVLFATDVAARGLDFNKAVDWVVQTRLLKKKKLKINVHRPLGNRVVFDDEGNTLPPLARIAGTQSG